The proteins below are encoded in one region of Bremerella sp. P1:
- a CDS encoding carboxypeptidase-like regulatory domain-containing protein: MHSHLYAKTLLLLVACSLATSLGCNSEPPDDRPARAKVTGTVTLAGSPVAEARIQFHAVNKSQGAIGKTKTDGTYTLTTYEAGDGALPGDYVVTISKTEVASGLTEEEKLKMQEMGRPVPSPKTSELMPKAYTKSASSPLKVTVTADGDNHFDFDVKK; the protein is encoded by the coding sequence ATGCATTCCCACCTTTATGCGAAGACTCTCCTGCTTCTTGTCGCCTGCTCTCTTGCCACGTCGCTTGGCTGTAACAGCGAACCGCCCGACGATCGCCCTGCCCGGGCCAAGGTGACCGGAACGGTCACGTTAGCAGGCTCGCCGGTCGCAGAAGCTCGTATCCAATTCCATGCGGTCAACAAGTCGCAAGGCGCCATCGGCAAGACGAAGACGGACGGCACCTACACCCTGACCACGTATGAAGCAGGCGACGGAGCGCTGCCGGGCGACTACGTCGTTACGATCAGCAAGACCGAAGTCGCGAGCGGCCTGACCGAGGAAGAGAAACTGAAGATGCAGGAGATGGGGCGTCCTGTCCCTTCGCCGAAAACATCGGAGCTTATGCCGAAAGCATACACCAAGAGCGCCTCTTCACCGCTCAAAGTCACGGTCACGGCCGACGGAGATAACCACTTCGACTTTGACGTTAAGAAGTAG
- a CDS encoding ABC transporter ATP-binding protein, which translates to MNYLLLAIRHCVSRYRWSIIGSVICSLMVGFLWGANIGAVYPFAEIIFDGQSLHQWAERETVNCQEQIARLRKNIDGYDEELTRTEDPAKRAEINRQLRRDDSAMNGWEDKLANIEKSQPWIDAYAPDSPFNTLLLMVGFLMVGTLVKGVFLSMSMMLVARATQLTTLDLKHQVFDKLLDIRLGKSNITTGDSTTRMNGDVGSIGAALEILFGKSIREPVKMIACLTGAAYINWRLLILSLLIAPVAAFVLYKLARTIKNLSKSSIKIQARITGFFLQIMTGYYVVKAYGTEDYERKRFEAKSREAYWERVKIQFFNSLVRVNNEVLGLGMVCLSMIAGGYLVLNQETHIFGIPLADKPMELGSILAFYAFLIGCTDPLRKLGDVFGSIQAGIAASEMVYPLLQQEDPIQDPQHPVAIDSVGRDITFNEVQFCYVEKTPVLKDLDLTIKQGETVAIVGPNGCGKSTLINLLMRFYDPDLGTVELGGTDIRQFKQHDLRSQIALVTQSTVLFDESILENIRYSRMDATDEEVIEAAKLAYVDQFVQTHMSDGYDTICGDAGSNLSGGQRQRISIARALLRDPDIIIMDEATSQIDLDSERLIHESLKNCIAGRTAILITHRASTLQLADRIVVMNHGHVEATGTHDELLQTSKTYCRLYVEAELEDSEENTDKRSAA; encoded by the coding sequence ATGAATTATCTGCTGCTCGCGATTCGCCACTGTGTTTCCCGTTACCGCTGGTCCATCATCGGTTCTGTCATCTGCTCGTTGATGGTGGGTTTTCTCTGGGGTGCGAATATTGGTGCCGTCTATCCGTTCGCCGAAATCATTTTCGACGGGCAAAGTCTGCACCAATGGGCCGAACGTGAAACGGTTAACTGCCAGGAACAGATTGCTCGGCTCCGCAAGAACATCGACGGCTACGACGAAGAACTCACCCGAACCGAAGATCCCGCCAAACGAGCCGAAATCAACCGGCAATTACGCCGCGACGACAGCGCGATGAACGGTTGGGAAGACAAGTTGGCTAACATCGAGAAGTCGCAGCCGTGGATCGACGCGTATGCGCCCGATAGCCCGTTCAATACGCTGCTTCTGATGGTCGGTTTCTTGATGGTTGGCACCTTGGTAAAAGGGGTGTTCCTTTCCATGAGCATGATGCTCGTTGCCCGGGCAACGCAGCTGACGACGCTCGACCTGAAGCACCAGGTCTTCGACAAACTGCTCGATATCCGTCTAGGCAAATCGAACATCACGACCGGCGACTCGACCACCCGCATGAACGGCGACGTCGGTTCGATCGGTGCGGCGCTCGAAATTCTATTCGGCAAGTCGATTCGCGAACCGGTGAAGATGATTGCCTGCCTGACCGGTGCGGCGTACATCAACTGGCGGCTGTTGATTCTCTCGCTATTGATCGCCCCAGTCGCGGCCTTCGTGCTGTATAAGCTGGCCCGTACGATCAAGAACCTGAGCAAATCCTCGATCAAAATCCAGGCACGGATCACTGGTTTCTTTCTACAAATCATGACCGGTTACTACGTGGTCAAAGCGTACGGAACCGAAGACTACGAGCGGAAACGCTTCGAGGCGAAGTCGCGCGAAGCCTACTGGGAACGGGTTAAGATCCAGTTCTTCAACTCGTTGGTACGTGTCAACAACGAAGTGCTCGGCCTGGGCATGGTCTGCCTGTCGATGATCGCTGGCGGCTACCTGGTGCTGAACCAGGAAACGCACATCTTCGGTATTCCCCTGGCGGATAAGCCAATGGAACTGGGCTCGATCCTGGCGTTTTACGCCTTCCTGATTGGCTGCACCGATCCCCTGCGAAAGCTGGGCGACGTGTTCGGTTCGATCCAAGCCGGTATCGCCGCTTCGGAAATGGTTTATCCGCTGCTGCAGCAAGAAGACCCGATTCAAGATCCTCAACACCCGGTCGCTATCGACAGCGTCGGCCGTGACATCACCTTCAACGAGGTTCAGTTCTGCTACGTTGAAAAGACGCCGGTACTGAAGGACCTCGACCTGACCATCAAGCAAGGTGAGACCGTCGCGATCGTCGGCCCCAATGGGTGCGGCAAGAGTACGCTGATCAACCTGCTGATGCGTTTCTACGACCCGGATCTCGGTACGGTCGAATTGGGCGGAACCGATATTCGCCAGTTCAAGCAACACGACCTGCGATCGCAGATTGCCTTGGTCACGCAGTCGACCGTTTTGTTCGACGAATCCATCCTCGAGAACATTCGCTACAGCCGCATGGACGCTACCGATGAAGAGGTCATCGAAGCGGCCAAGCTCGCGTACGTCGACCAGTTCGTGCAGACGCACATGAGCGACGGGTACGATACCATTTGCGGCGATGCCGGCTCGAACCTTTCGGGCGGCCAGCGTCAGCGGATCTCGATCGCCCGGGCACTTTTGCGTGACCCCGATATCATCATCATGGACGAGGCGACCAGCCAGATCGACCTGGATAGTGAACGTCTGATCCATGAGAGCCTGAAGAACTGCATCGCCGGACGTACGGCCATTCTGATCACGCATCGCGCCAGCACGCTTCAACTGGCCGACCGCATCGTGGTGATGAATCACGGCCACGTCGAAGCCACCGGCACCCACGACGAACTACTACAGACCAGCAAGACCTACTGCCGACTCTACGTCGAAGCAGAGCTGGAAGACTCGGAAGAAAACACCGACAAGCGTTCGGCTGCTTAA
- a CDS encoding sialate O-acetylesterase, producing MLVRMPALLLFAFVLFASSIATAQEAVDVYILSGQSNMAGSGNKSQLPEQWKTTLPSVQYWDGKQFADFDPMALNLNGGGRFGPEVGFSGTMASLHPGKKIYVVKFALSGQPLHAGFNGAKWMGEEPGPNRNTFYPGTSPEDPNMGNHYRRLRDQFTKAFTALKEAGLKPELKGIAWMQGEADAKQEISATTYDQSIALLKSRMEEDCQSGPVPFAMGQVLPHVPWMERFTHRAEIRQAQDDADMRNGSERAILGVWNVPTDGMPLLADTVHYDTTGQLMLGTSFALGVLEAANQMKMVAAKDDPE from the coding sequence ATGCTCGTACGTATGCCTGCCCTGCTCCTTTTCGCCTTCGTGTTGTTTGCATCTTCGATTGCGACTGCTCAGGAAGCGGTTGACGTCTATATCCTTTCGGGACAGTCGAACATGGCAGGCAGCGGCAACAAGTCGCAGCTTCCCGAGCAATGGAAGACGACGTTGCCATCGGTCCAGTACTGGGATGGCAAGCAGTTTGCCGATTTCGATCCGATGGCATTGAATCTCAACGGCGGTGGTCGCTTTGGGCCGGAAGTCGGTTTCTCCGGCACGATGGCATCGCTGCACCCAGGCAAGAAGATCTACGTCGTCAAGTTCGCGCTCAGCGGTCAGCCACTGCATGCCGGCTTTAACGGAGCGAAGTGGATGGGAGAAGAACCGGGTCCCAACCGCAACACCTTCTATCCCGGGACCTCGCCAGAAGACCCCAACATGGGGAATCATTACAGACGTCTGCGAGATCAATTCACCAAGGCCTTCACCGCGCTGAAAGAGGCGGGCCTGAAGCCGGAGCTGAAGGGAATTGCCTGGATGCAAGGAGAAGCGGATGCCAAGCAGGAAATCTCAGCCACGACCTACGATCAGTCGATCGCCCTGCTCAAATCGCGAATGGAAGAAGACTGCCAAAGCGGTCCGGTTCCCTTTGCCATGGGTCAGGTCCTGCCCCATGTTCCGTGGATGGAACGCTTCACCCACCGTGCCGAGATCCGCCAGGCCCAGGACGACGCCGACATGCGAAACGGATCCGAGCGGGCAATCCTGGGCGTGTGGAACGTCCCTACCGACGGCATGCCGCTGCTAGCAGATACGGTTCACTACGACACGACCGGGCAACTGATGCTCGGGACTTCCTTCGCATTGGGGGTCTTGGAAGCGGCAAACCAGATGAAGATGGTCGCCGCGAAAGATGATCCCGAATAA